A stretch of Pseudoprevotella muciniphila DNA encodes these proteins:
- a CDS encoding ROK family protein, giving the protein MHQQTIEKPYVIGLDMGGTNSVFGIVDQRGTIVAQTVISTKAYPDVNDYVKAAVEALQPCIEEVGGIDKIKGMGIGAPNGNYYTGNIEYAANLIWEGVVPIGKLFEEALGVPCRVTNDANAAALGEMTYGVARGMKNFIMITLGTGVGSGIVVDGKVVYGSDGFAGELGHAIVDRSAEARSCGCGRAGCLETYCSATGVARTARIMLEKSDKPSPLRDIDPEKITSLDVYNAAEQGCEIAKEIFEYTGTILGKACANYALFNAPEAFVFFGGLTKAGHWIMDPIAKAYDDDILNIYKGQAKLLVSTLKGSEAGVLGASALGWE; this is encoded by the coding sequence ATGCACCAACAAACTATCGAAAAGCCTTATGTAATAGGTCTCGACATGGGTGGAACAAACTCCGTCTTCGGCATCGTCGACCAAAGAGGAACCATCGTGGCACAAACAGTTATCTCAACAAAAGCATATCCCGATGTAAATGACTACGTAAAAGCGGCAGTGGAGGCTTTACAGCCATGCATTGAAGAGGTAGGCGGCATAGACAAAATAAAAGGTATGGGTATCGGAGCGCCAAACGGCAACTATTATACCGGCAATATCGAATATGCAGCAAACCTGATTTGGGAAGGTGTAGTGCCCATCGGTAAACTATTTGAAGAAGCGCTCGGCGTTCCTTGTCGTGTAACGAACGATGCTAATGCAGCAGCGCTCGGCGAAATGACATACGGCGTGGCAAGAGGTATGAAAAACTTCATCATGATTACGCTCGGCACCGGTGTAGGAAGCGGTATCGTTGTAGATGGAAAAGTTGTTTACGGCAGTGATGGCTTTGCAGGAGAACTCGGACATGCCATAGTGGACCGTTCTGCAGAAGCACGCTCTTGTGGCTGCGGACGTGCAGGATGTCTTGAAACGTACTGTTCTGCAACAGGTGTGGCAAGAACTGCAAGAATTATGCTCGAAAAGAGCGATAAACCAAGCCCGTTGCGCGACATCGACCCGGAGAAGATCACATCTCTCGACGTTTACAATGCTGCAGAGCAAGGTTGTGAAATTGCAAAGGAAATCTTTGAATATACTGGAACAATACTCGGAAAAGCTTGTGCTAACTATGCTCTGTTCAATGCGCCAGAGGCTTTCGTGTTCTTCGGTGGACTTACAAAGGCAGGACATTGGATTATGGATCCCATCGCAAAGGCTTATGACGATGACATCCTTAATATCTACAAAGGACAGGCAAAACTCCTGGTCAGCACGCTCAAGGGCAGTGAAGCCGGAGTGCTTGGTGCAAGCGCACTCGGATGGGAATAA
- the pheS gene encoding phenylalanine--tRNA ligase subunit alpha has product MLEKIQEVLNSLSDLKASNAQELEAIRIKYLSKKGIINDLMSEFRNVAADQKREVGMKINELKTAVQDKINGLKQSVSTQEADQSDLDLTRTPYPIRLGTRHPISLVRNEIIDIFSRLGFSIADGPEVEDDWHVFSSLNFAPDHPARDMQDTFFVEQQPDIVLRTHTSSVQSRVMETTEPPIRVICPGRVYRNEAISARAHCFFHQIEGLYIDKDVSFTDLKQVLLTFAREMFGADTKIRLRPSYFPFTEPSAEMDISCNICGGTGCGFCKHTGWVEILGCGMVDPNVLEANGIDSNVYKGYAFGLGVERITNLKYQVSDLRLFSENDVRFLDEFTAAH; this is encoded by the coding sequence ATGTTAGAAAAAATACAAGAAGTACTCAATAGTCTTTCCGACTTGAAGGCATCGAATGCACAGGAACTTGAGGCCATCCGCATCAAATACCTGAGCAAAAAGGGCATCATCAACGACCTGATGTCTGAATTCCGCAACGTGGCAGCCGACCAGAAACGCGAGGTGGGCATGAAAATCAATGAGTTGAAGACGGCTGTACAGGACAAGATCAATGGACTGAAACAGTCTGTATCGACACAAGAGGCTGACCAGAGCGACCTCGACCTGACACGCACACCCTACCCCATTCGCCTGGGCACTCGTCATCCCATCTCTTTGGTTCGCAACGAAATTATCGACATTTTCTCGCGTCTGGGTTTCTCCATAGCCGACGGTCCCGAAGTGGAAGATGACTGGCACGTCTTTTCGTCACTCAACTTTGCGCCTGACCATCCTGCCCGCGACATGCAGGACACATTCTTCGTGGAGCAACAGCCTGACATCGTTCTCCGCACACACACAAGTTCGGTGCAGAGCCGCGTGATGGAGACGACCGAGCCGCCCATCCGCGTAATCTGCCCGGGCCGCGTTTACCGCAACGAAGCCATCTCGGCACGCGCACACTGTTTCTTCCATCAGATTGAAGGCCTGTACATCGACAAGGACGTGTCTTTCACCGACCTCAAGCAGGTGCTTCTGACATTTGCGCGCGAGATGTTCGGTGCTGACACGAAAATCAGGCTTCGCCCGTCCTATTTCCCCTTCACGGAGCCAAGCGCAGAGATGGACATCAGTTGCAACATCTGCGGCGGCACAGGATGCGGTTTCTGCAAGCACACCGGTTGGGTGGAAATTCTGGGTTGCGGCATGGTGGATCCCAACGTGCTTGAAGCAAACGGCATCGACAGTAATGTTTACAAAGGCTACGCCTTCGGATTGGGCGTGGAGCGCATCACGAACCTGAAGTATCAGGTGAGCGACCTCCGCCTGTTCTCCGAAAACGACGTGCGTTTCCTCGACGAGTTCACTGCGGCACATTAG
- a CDS encoding discoidin domain-containing protein, whose amino-acid sequence MLELRIKSDSLITSYNSNNGGSTSGGTITNNVDSLSKAAFTTPPTGLLTSASQLSSNAKATNEGSYEALLDGKQTTFFHTTWRSGNGDAPDEDHYLQIDLQVEVERIALKYGARGSTSGYVNPKDITIYATNNVNGSWEQITTATLTYDSNGKGLLSIDLGGKYRYIRISVQNSTLGSYSNGHDINGHAYWCLGELRIYNLGTDSQEGTGTDPQGNDEKPQVPKEVVENLQNCINAANSEIYSNVATQSTYDALLSAYNTFLGYLNESTDIERVQITPSVDVWFDLQGRRIAKPQTSGIYIHNGKKVWVK is encoded by the coding sequence ATGCTTGAATTAAGAATAAAGTCCGACTCGCTTATTACATCTTACAATTCAAACAATGGCGGTTCAACTTCAGGTGGTACAATAACCAATAACGTGGATAGTTTATCAAAGGCTGCATTCACTACTCCGCCAACAGGGCTTCTGACATCGGCATCGCAACTCTCTTCTAATGCCAAAGCCACAAATGAAGGGTCGTATGAAGCACTTTTGGATGGCAAACAAACCACATTCTTCCATACGACATGGAGATCTGGTAATGGGGATGCCCCTGATGAAGACCATTATCTGCAAATCGACTTACAAGTGGAGGTGGAACGCATCGCTTTGAAATATGGTGCACGCGGTAGCACTTCAGGTTATGTTAATCCCAAAGATATAACGATTTATGCAACAAACAATGTTAATGGAAGTTGGGAACAAATAACGACGGCGACATTAACGTATGATAGTAATGGTAAAGGCTTGCTTTCGATAGACCTGGGCGGAAAATATCGTTATATACGCATCAGTGTGCAAAACAGCACTTTGGGAAGTTATAGTAACGGCCATGACATTAACGGCCATGCCTATTGGTGCTTGGGAGAACTGCGCATATACAATTTAGGAACGGACTCGCAAGAAGGAACTGGAACAGACCCGCAAGGGAACGATGAAAAACCACAGGTGCCTAAGGAAGTTGTAGAAAACCTGCAAAATTGCATCAATGCAGCGAACTCAGAAATCTATTCGAATGTCGCTACGCAATCCACATACGATGCACTCCTTAGCGCTTATAATACTTTCCTGGGCTATCTGAACGAAAGCACAGACATAGAGCGTGTTCAGATAACTCCATCTGTCGATGTCTGGTTCGATTTACAAGGCAGACGCATCGCAAAACCACAGACCTCCGGCATATACATACATAATGGCAAGAAAGTGTGGGTAAAATAA
- a CDS encoding SIR2 family protein, producing MVDYLLNIYNQIVQDLIRDRKGRQYYENVDSVRCEFQQNYNCFIDFITSLVKDYIVDVHTLNHDLLFESFSNILNTEVNDGFKEYGSKYYGVFCCNGFEYTCRLQAYTTDNYNQASINLYKLHGSVNYVPFYKKGVDGISRKIAYLKSNKGINITQLYMEDENKGEFIYSESERHYDFLTGTTKAIRYNDFFFQELFCNFKCNLKNAEKLIIIGYGGKDKEINKYIVDNFDYEHKPVFIVDPKPSETLMNFANRINAQIIEKTVSEIDGSDFESSK from the coding sequence TTGGTAGATTATTTATTGAATATCTATAACCAAATTGTGCAGGACCTTATTAGAGATAGGAAGGGTAGGCAATATTATGAAAACGTAGATTCTGTTCGTTGTGAATTTCAGCAAAACTATAACTGTTTTATAGATTTTATTACATCACTTGTTAAAGATTACATTGTCGATGTACACACATTGAATCACGACTTGCTTTTTGAGTCATTCTCTAACATACTCAATACAGAAGTCAATGATGGTTTTAAAGAGTATGGATCTAAGTATTATGGAGTATTTTGCTGTAACGGTTTTGAGTATACATGCAGACTACAAGCATATACCACTGATAACTATAATCAGGCATCCATCAATTTATACAAACTTCATGGAAGTGTAAATTATGTTCCCTTTTATAAAAAGGGTGTTGATGGGATATCTCGTAAAATTGCTTATCTTAAATCAAATAAAGGCATAAACATCACTCAACTTTATATGGAGGATGAAAATAAAGGAGAATTTATCTATTCTGAATCAGAAAGACATTATGATTTTCTTACAGGAACAACAAAGGCGATTAGATATAATGATTTCTTTTTTCAAGAGTTATTTTGCAATTTCAAGTGTAATCTTAAAAATGCAGAGAAACTGATAATTATAGGCTATGGAGGGAAAGACAAAGAAATCAATAAATATATAGTAGATAATTTTGATTACGAACATAAACCTGTATTTATTGTTGATCCAAAACCAAGCGAGACGCTCATGAACTTTGCCAATAGAATAAATGCCCAAATAATCGAGAAGACAGTTTCTGAAATAGACGGCTCAGATTTTGAAAGTTCCAAATAA
- a CDS encoding S9 family peptidase, with protein sequence MRQIPLEDFFRNSERTGFQLSPDGVHIAYAAPYKDRMNIFVERTDGTGAAFRLTSETERSVGGYMWADNERILFVKDDGGDENFHLYGVNLDGSDLRCYTPFDGVRVFIVDELEDVPDEILIQMNKRIPEIFDVYRLNLRTGEIEMVAENPGNIQGWMTDHDGKLRVALAIVDGVNTQLLYRDTEAEGFRPVLTTNFKESVSFLGFTADNRDVYAATNLGRDKTVLVLMNPSTCEEKEVLYQNDRYDISSMAYSRRHKKLLSASYYGHDRPYRHYFDENERKFREHIESHFPGYRVGVAGCDKTEEKYLLLVGSDRTRGTYYFYDSLKDEFRKIADTAPWIKEEEMVAMHPVSYTSRDGWTIEAYLSLPHGYTLENAKNLPVVVHPHGGPWTRDHWGFSSEVQFLCNRGYAVFEMNFRSSSGYGRKFMEAGYKQWGQDIQNDITDGVEWLKSEGIADPKRIAIYGGSFGGYAALAGVTFTPDLYCCAVDYVGVSNLFTFMQTIPPYWKPMLEMMYEQVGDPVKDKEMMAAYSPALHADKIKVPLLVAQGANDPRVNKAESDQMVAALRERGIEVEYMVKDNEGHGFSNQENRFDFYRAMERFFSKHLG encoded by the coding sequence ATGAGACAGATACCTTTAGAAGATTTTTTCAGGAACAGTGAGCGCACGGGGTTTCAACTTTCGCCTGACGGGGTGCATATTGCGTACGCAGCACCGTATAAGGACCGCATGAATATCTTTGTGGAGCGGACGGACGGTACGGGTGCGGCGTTCCGGCTTACTTCTGAGACAGAGCGCAGTGTGGGTGGCTATATGTGGGCTGACAACGAGCGCATACTTTTTGTGAAAGATGACGGTGGCGATGAGAATTTCCATTTGTATGGCGTGAACCTTGACGGCAGCGACCTGCGTTGCTATACGCCTTTCGATGGTGTGAGGGTTTTCATCGTGGATGAACTGGAGGACGTTCCTGACGAGATACTGATTCAGATGAACAAGCGTATTCCCGAGATTTTCGACGTTTACCGCCTCAACCTGCGCACTGGCGAGATTGAGATGGTGGCAGAGAACCCGGGTAACATTCAGGGCTGGATGACGGACCACGACGGGAAACTTCGCGTGGCACTCGCCATCGTTGACGGGGTGAATACGCAGTTACTCTATCGTGATACTGAGGCAGAAGGTTTCCGTCCCGTGCTTACCACGAACTTTAAGGAAAGCGTGAGTTTCCTCGGTTTTACGGCAGATAACCGTGATGTGTATGCCGCTACAAACTTAGGCAGAGATAAAACAGTTTTAGTTCTGATGAATCCTTCCACCTGTGAAGAAAAAGAAGTGCTTTATCAGAACGACCGCTACGACATCTCCAGCATGGCATATTCCCGGCGCCACAAAAAACTGCTTTCTGCCTCCTACTATGGACACGACCGTCCTTACAGACACTATTTCGACGAGAACGAACGCAAATTCCGCGAACATATCGAAAGCCATTTCCCAGGCTACCGCGTAGGTGTGGCAGGTTGCGACAAGACTGAAGAGAAGTATTTACTCTTAGTAGGTAGCGACCGAACACGCGGTACTTATTACTTTTACGATTCTCTGAAAGACGAGTTCAGGAAGATTGCCGACACTGCACCTTGGATAAAGGAAGAGGAGATGGTGGCGATGCATCCCGTGAGTTATACATCGCGCGACGGCTGGACGATAGAGGCTTACCTTTCACTACCGCATGGCTACACACTTGAAAATGCGAAGAATCTGCCAGTTGTGGTTCACCCTCACGGCGGACCTTGGACGCGCGACCATTGGGGATTCTCGTCAGAGGTACAGTTCCTTTGCAATCGTGGCTATGCCGTGTTTGAGATGAATTTCAGGAGTTCTTCGGGCTACGGACGTAAATTCATGGAAGCGGGCTATAAGCAATGGGGGCAGGACATTCAGAACGACATCACAGACGGTGTGGAATGGCTGAAGTCGGAAGGCATAGCCGACCCGAAGCGCATTGCCATATATGGCGGTAGTTTTGGCGGTTACGCAGCTTTGGCGGGTGTGACATTCACGCCTGACCTTTACTGTTGCGCGGTAGATTACGTCGGTGTTTCAAACCTGTTTACGTTTATGCAGACGATACCACCCTACTGGAAGCCCATGCTCGAGATGATGTACGAACAAGTTGGCGACCCAGTGAAGGACAAGGAGATGATGGCAGCCTATAGTCCTGCGCTCCATGCAGACAAGATTAAAGTGCCACTATTGGTGGCTCAAGGCGCTAATGATCCCCGTGTAAACAAGGCTGAAAGCGACCAGATGGTAGCCGCCTTGCGTGAGCGTGGTATAGAGGTGGAATACATGGTAAAAGACAATGAAGGACACGGCTTCTCCAATCAGGAAAACCGCTTCGACTTCTATCGTGCCATGGAACGGTTCTTCAGCAAGCACCTTGGGTAA
- a CDS encoding tetratricopeptide repeat protein: MKKLLTILAFITAVVAVAQTKETGDSALAAKNYEKAIEIYEKVLKTAPTTAAYTNLGNAYYRNKNMPKAILNYQRALKVDASNDVADFNLRVCNAKLQDRFGEPEGLFFITWLSEVISSKSSRAWGGWAIVALVLMLISFAGYRLLSSVRWRKTAFFSMIFFTIMLLTFNVFAAMQAHEASNTQKAVLMKDEKVYDSPSTQAKVQNNLHEGVTVILLTEKNKEGFILVRLPDEKEGWLHAEAIEKV, translated from the coding sequence ATGAAAAAACTACTCACTATATTAGCGTTTATAACTGCAGTTGTGGCAGTAGCACAAACCAAAGAAACGGGTGATTCCGCACTTGCAGCAAAGAATTATGAAAAAGCAATAGAAATCTACGAGAAAGTGCTGAAAACAGCACCAACTACGGCTGCATACACTAATCTGGGCAATGCATACTATCGTAACAAAAATATGCCCAAAGCCATACTCAATTATCAGCGAGCGTTGAAAGTCGATGCGTCAAACGATGTGGCAGACTTCAATCTTCGGGTGTGCAATGCAAAATTGCAGGACAGATTTGGTGAACCGGAGGGGCTTTTCTTTATCACGTGGCTGTCTGAAGTTATCTCGTCAAAGAGTTCCAGGGCATGGGGAGGATGGGCTATAGTAGCACTGGTGCTTATGCTGATATCCTTTGCAGGTTACAGATTATTATCAAGCGTCAGATGGAGAAAAACTGCGTTCTTTTCCATGATTTTCTTTACAATAATGCTGCTGACATTCAACGTATTCGCTGCAATGCAGGCGCACGAGGCTTCAAATACGCAAAAGGCTGTCCTGATGAAGGATGAGAAAGTGTACGACAGTCCGTCAACCCAAGCAAAGGTGCAGAATAATCTTCACGAAGGGGTTACTGTCATCTTGCTGACAGAAAAAAACAAAGAAGGCTTTATCCTTGTACGTCTCCCGGATGAAAAGGAAGGGTGGTTGCACGCTGAAGCCATCGAAAAAGTATGA
- a CDS encoding nucleotidyltransferase family protein, with translation MQAMIFAAGLGTRLKPLTDRMPKALVPVCGKPLLAHTIERLKGAGADEIVVNVHHFSQQIVDYLATHDFGIRIKISDESDRLLDTGGGLRKALPLFSRQDKPVLIHNVDILSNIPLEDFYASHQENDATLLVSERQTSRYLLFDDKDRLVGWTNISTGEVKTPYKDLDVASCRRYAFSGIHCFSPRLGRLMTDLPDKFSIIDFYLSVCDKAVIKGHFQKDLRLLDVGKLDSLEQAEAFLEGII, from the coding sequence ATGCAAGCCATGATATTTGCAGCGGGGCTTGGTACCCGCCTGAAACCACTTACCGACCGTATGCCGAAGGCGCTCGTACCCGTGTGCGGCAAGCCCTTGCTGGCTCATACCATTGAACGATTGAAAGGTGCCGGCGCAGACGAGATAGTGGTGAATGTTCATCATTTCTCACAGCAGATTGTGGATTATCTGGCGACACATGACTTTGGCATTCGCATAAAAATCTCGGACGAAAGCGACCGGTTGCTCGACACGGGTGGCGGCCTGCGAAAGGCTCTGCCGCTGTTCAGCCGTCAGGACAAACCTGTACTTATCCATAACGTGGACATCTTGAGCAACATACCGCTCGAGGACTTCTATGCTTCACATCAGGAGAACGATGCCACTCTGCTCGTTAGCGAACGGCAGACATCGCGCTACCTGCTCTTCGATGACAAAGACCGCCTTGTGGGGTGGACCAACATCAGCACAGGCGAAGTGAAGACGCCTTACAAAGACTTGGACGTGGCAAGTTGCCGCAGATATGCCTTTTCCGGCATTCACTGCTTCTCACCTCGCCTGGGCAGACTGATGACGGACTTACCTGACAAATTTTCCATCATCGACTTTTACCTCTCTGTATGCGACAAAGCCGTTATCAAAGGGCATTTTCAGAAAGACTTGCGGCTGCTTGACGTGGGGAAACTTGACAGTCTTGAGCAGGCGGAGGCGTTCTTGGAAGGAATAATCTAA
- a CDS encoding L-serine ammonia-lyase, iron-sulfur-dependent, subunit alpha, which produces MKSLKELFRIGYGPSSSHTMGPRKAAEIFRSKHPECSRFQVTLYGSLAATGKGHLTDQAIIDTLGEERTTIVWKSEIVPEFHPNGMLFEAVRDDGTAYDQWKVYSVGGGALQEEGTNYLEHVETPDVYELDSMSEIARWCDERGMSYWEYVNYSEGPEIWDYLTEVWEVMKSCVDRGLHHEGVLPGDLHLKRKAPHYYVKAMGYSPNLQTRGLVFAYALAVSEENASGGKVVTAPTCGSSGVVPGVLYHIQTSRNFSDARMIHALATAGLVGNVAKTRGSISGAEAGCQAEVGVACAMAAAAANYVFGGSLAATEYAAEMGLEHHLGMTCDPVCGLVQIPCIERNAHAAARALDANIYATLAEGVHRVSFDKTVAVMKNTGKDIPSLYRETSEGGLAKEMSILDKDFGKITL; this is translated from the coding sequence ATGAAATCATTAAAAGAACTCTTCAGAATAGGATACGGTCCCAGCAGTTCACACACCATGGGCCCCAGAAAAGCCGCGGAAATTTTCCGCTCAAAACACCCTGAATGTAGCAGGTTTCAAGTTACACTCTATGGTTCACTCGCTGCAACAGGAAAAGGACACTTAACGGATCAAGCCATCATCGATACGCTTGGAGAAGAACGCACCACAATAGTATGGAAATCGGAAATAGTCCCCGAATTCCATCCCAACGGAATGCTCTTCGAGGCGGTACGCGACGATGGAACAGCATACGACCAGTGGAAAGTCTACAGTGTTGGAGGCGGTGCACTTCAAGAAGAAGGCACAAACTATCTGGAACATGTCGAGACTCCTGATGTCTATGAACTGGACAGTATGTCAGAAATAGCAAGATGGTGCGACGAAAGAGGAATGTCCTACTGGGAGTACGTCAACTACAGCGAGGGGCCCGAAATATGGGACTATCTTACCGAGGTGTGGGAGGTTATGAAGTCGTGTGTTGACAGAGGTCTTCACCACGAAGGGGTGCTGCCTGGCGACCTGCATCTCAAGCGAAAGGCACCACACTATTATGTAAAAGCCATGGGGTACAGCCCCAACCTGCAAACGCGGGGACTCGTCTTTGCCTACGCACTCGCAGTAAGCGAAGAAAACGCATCAGGTGGGAAAGTGGTAACGGCACCAACTTGCGGTAGTTCCGGAGTAGTGCCCGGAGTGCTTTATCACATACAGACCAGTCGCAACTTTTCGGACGCACGAATGATTCACGCCCTTGCCACAGCCGGTCTCGTCGGTAATGTAGCAAAAACACGCGGTAGCATCAGCGGTGCAGAGGCGGGATGTCAGGCTGAAGTGGGAGTGGCTTGCGCCATGGCGGCGGCGGCAGCAAACTATGTGTTCGGAGGATCGCTCGCTGCAACGGAATATGCAGCAGAAATGGGACTTGAACACCACCTCGGCATGACATGCGACCCCGTATGCGGACTTGTGCAGATTCCTTGCATCGAACGAAATGCTCATGCTGCAGCGCGAGCGCTCGATGCCAATATCTATGCCACACTCGCAGAGGGAGTGCATCGCGTTTCTTTCGACAAAACGGTAGCCGTGATGAAGAATACAGGCAAGGACATACCGTCGCTCTATCGTGAGACATCTGAAGGAGGGCTTGCCAAAGAAATGTCTATCCTCGACAAGGATTTCGGAAAAATCACACTCTGA
- a CDS encoding fructose-1,6-bisphosphatase, with protein MKDNLRYLRLLASQFPTISSVTSEIINLEAILRLPKPTEHFMADLHGANAAFQHVLRNASGNIKRKVKERFQNELKEEEIKELCTLIYYPEEKLEIIKQKEDNLDEFYELTLNRLIPLCRDMSSKYTRSKVRKSLPEDFAYIIEELLHESSDSHNKQHYYNGIVKTIIETRCADQFITAMCYLIQRLAFDQLHILGDIFDRGPGAHLILDNLSNYRHIDIQWGNHDMLWMGAAAGNLACIATVLRLSLRYANTRTLEDGYGISLMSLATFAMETYADDPCEAFIPRTESIGRKLSEKDLRLLSQMHKAISVIGFKLEGQLYKAHPEWGMQNRNLLEKINFQNNTVEVDGISYQLTDTFLPTVNPDNPCQLSDGEAMMMRRLRHSFEMSDRLRKHISYLLRKGAMYGIYNSNLLFHASVPLNEDGTLKQVVVDGEKVAGKTLMQRVEQMVRLAFDHQATKQERKKGADYIWYLWCGPDSPLFDKSKMATFERYFIAEKQPHEEIKGNYYKLRNDETVCDRILDNFGVVGEHKHIINGHVPVHVSQGENPIKANGKLMVIDGGFAAPFHETTGIAGYTLVYHSRGFELVQHEPFSSTADAIERGIDIRSTTQIVEMTGHRKMVADTDKGAELRLQIQDLKQLLDAYRKGIIKGK; from the coding sequence ATGAAAGATAATTTGAGGTATCTCCGACTCCTGGCGAGTCAATTTCCTACGATATCATCAGTTACAAGCGAAATCATCAATCTGGAGGCCATCTTGCGGCTTCCAAAACCGACAGAGCATTTCATGGCAGACCTGCATGGAGCGAATGCGGCATTCCAGCATGTGCTCAGAAATGCGTCGGGAAACATCAAAAGGAAGGTGAAGGAACGCTTTCAGAATGAATTGAAAGAAGAAGAGATAAAAGAACTCTGCACACTTATTTACTATCCGGAAGAAAAACTTGAAATAATCAAGCAGAAAGAGGATAATCTTGATGAATTCTATGAACTGACGCTCAACAGGCTGATACCGCTTTGTCGGGATATGTCTTCGAAATATACGAGGTCAAAGGTAAGAAAAAGTCTGCCGGAGGATTTTGCATATATAATAGAGGAATTACTACACGAAAGCAGCGATAGCCACAACAAACAGCACTATTACAACGGTATCGTCAAGACAATCATAGAAACAAGGTGTGCTGACCAATTCATCACAGCAATGTGCTATCTCATTCAGCGACTTGCATTCGACCAACTCCACATTCTTGGCGACATCTTTGACAGAGGACCGGGTGCACATCTCATTCTTGATAACCTGTCCAACTACCGCCACATCGACATACAGTGGGGAAACCACGATATGCTCTGGATGGGTGCAGCCGCCGGAAATCTGGCTTGCATAGCCACAGTGTTGCGACTGTCACTCAGGTATGCCAACACACGTACACTCGAAGACGGATACGGCATCAGCCTCATGTCGCTGGCTACATTCGCCATGGAAACTTATGCAGACGACCCCTGCGAAGCCTTCATTCCAAGAACTGAATCCATAGGAAGAAAACTCTCCGAGAAGGACCTTCGCCTTCTCTCACAGATGCACAAGGCTATTTCTGTCATCGGTTTCAAACTTGAAGGGCAACTCTACAAGGCACATCCGGAATGGGGTATGCAAAACAGAAACCTACTTGAGAAAATCAATTTCCAAAACAATACGGTAGAAGTCGATGGCATTTCTTATCAACTGACGGACACTTTCCTTCCAACGGTAAATCCTGATAATCCCTGCCAACTCTCTGACGGAGAGGCTATGATGATGCGACGGCTGAGGCATAGTTTCGAAATGAGCGACAGACTCAGAAAACACATCAGTTACCTTCTCAGAAAAGGTGCAATGTATGGTATCTACAATTCAAATTTGCTCTTCCATGCATCAGTGCCGCTCAACGAAGACGGAACGCTGAAACAAGTGGTTGTGGATGGAGAAAAAGTTGCGGGGAAAACGCTTATGCAGCGAGTGGAACAGATGGTAAGATTGGCTTTTGACCATCAGGCAACTAAACAGGAAAGAAAAAAAGGTGCTGACTACATCTGGTATCTGTGGTGTGGACCTGATAGTCCGCTGTTCGATAAATCAAAAATGGCTACCTTCGAAAGGTATTTCATAGCAGAAAAGCAACCACACGAAGAAATAAAGGGAAACTATTACAAATTGCGGAACGATGAAACAGTCTGCGACAGAATCCTAGATAATTTCGGAGTCGTGGGCGAACATAAGCATATCATTAACGGGCATGTTCCGGTTCATGTCAGTCAAGGCGAAAATCCAATCAAGGCTAACGGAAAACTAATGGTCATTGATGGCGGATTTGCCGCGCCATTCCACGAAACAACAGGTATCGCAGGATACACGCTCGTTTACCATAGCCGCGGATTCGAACTCGTACAACACGAGCCTTTCTCATCAACAGCCGATGCCATAGAACGTGGAATAGACATCAGATCAACCACACAGATTGTAGAAATGACAGGGCACAGGAAAATGGTGGCTGATACTGATAAAGGCGCAGAACTAAGACTTCAGATACAAGATCTCAAACAACTCCTCGATGCTTACCGCAAGGGCATTATAAAGGGAAAATAA